One part of the Thermodesulfobacterium commune DSM 2178 genome encodes these proteins:
- the rpmD gene encoding 50S ribosomal protein L30, protein MKKLKITLVRSRYGRTPNQRENLKGLGLKKIGQTVIREDTPMIRGMIRKVSHLVKVEEIDG, encoded by the coding sequence ATGAAAAAACTTAAGATAACTTTAGTTAGAAGTAGGTACGGAAGGACACCTAATCAAAGAGAAAATTTAAAAGGTTTAGGTTTAAAAAAGATAGGACAGACTGTTATAAGAGAAGATACCCCCATGATAAGGGGTATGATAAGAAAAGTAAGTCATTTAGTTAAGGTGGAGGAAATCGATGGATAA
- the rpsE gene encoding 30S ribosomal protein S5, with protein MVRGTEEFVEKIIQISRVTKVTKGGKKLRFSALVVVGDGKGRVGYGLGKAPEVPDAIRKAIEKAKKSLIQVPITGGTIPHSIMAKFGASNILLKPAKPGTGVIAGGTVRAIMDAAGITDVVTKCIGSSNPHNLVKATFKALSQLQSLDYVAKKRGKTVEDLKREMRV; from the coding sequence TTGGTTAGAGGTACCGAAGAATTTGTAGAAAAAATAATACAGATAAGTCGTGTCACTAAGGTAACTAAGGGTGGTAAAAAACTTAGGTTTTCAGCTTTGGTGGTAGTTGGAGACGGAAAAGGTAGGGTAGGATATGGACTAGGAAAGGCCCCTGAGGTGCCTGATGCCATCAGGAAGGCTATAGAAAAAGCCAAAAAAAGTTTGATACAAGTTCCTATCACAGGAGGAACTATCCCTCATTCTATCATGGCCAAGTTTGGGGCAAGTAATATTCTTTTAAAACCTGCTAAACCAGGTACAGGAGTTATTGCAGGTGGTACGGTCCGTGCTATTATGGATGCAGCAGGTATTACTGATGTAGTTACTAAATGTATAGGAAGTAGTAACCCTCATAATTTAGTTAAAGCTACTTTTAAAGCGCTTTCACAACTTCAAAGTTTAGATTATGTAGCTAAGAAAAGAGGAAAAACTGTAGAAGACCTAAAGAGGGAGATGAGGGTATGA
- the rplR gene encoding 50S ribosomal protein L18 — protein sequence MAELRKREKKVEARLRRKKRIRKKIFGTPERPRLCVYKSLKHIYAQIIDDVTGHTLVAASSLSPEIREKIAELRSQGGKIEVAKAVGELIAKKALEKGITKVVFDRGGFKYHGRIKALADAARAAGLQF from the coding sequence ATGGCAGAGTTAAGAAAAAGAGAAAAAAAGGTTGAAGCAAGGTTAAGAAGAAAGAAGAGAATAAGGAAAAAGATCTTTGGTACTCCTGAAAGACCGAGACTTTGTGTATATAAAAGTTTAAAACATATTTATGCCCAAATCATAGACGATGTGACAGGACATACTTTGGTAGCAGCTTCCTCTCTTTCTCCAGAGATAAGAGAAAAAATTGCTGAGCTTAGATCTCAGGGGGGGAAAATAGAAGTAGCTAAAGCAGTAGGAGAACTTATAGCTAAAAAGGCCTTAGAAAAAGGAATTACCAAGGTGGTTTTTGACAGAGGTGGTTTTAAATACCACGGAAGAATTAAAGCCCTTGCTGATGCAGCCAGAGCTGCAGGCTTACAATTTTAA